A DNA window from Plasmodium brasilianum strain Bolivian I chromosome 12, whole genome shotgun sequence contains the following coding sequences:
- a CDS encoding hypothetical protein (conserved Plasmodium protein), with product MKKKIENIKKSDVGKDKNNLKNANIDSEKKKKKKKKKKITKDKIENEDKIEITEKNELLENIKINKYDENEDNLISKIKSYINQRKDVMTNDLLNKYYYVDKKTPFFFIDIRMYKCICDSFLCVSLKDKIMLSNKKSNLLYEQYSVYFYNVINSKCLNTISFFLKEFFKEHELEYFENCCEIMQLTQLLFFILLTDYYFLSYSIKKYCIENFKTLFRLKNYLFNKYIKYKNKSTLSKFVLLNKMQNDNMKNDYFIFETKIINEIQNDNKIEFDNMTMHIISTKKLDKYYFISLVTKVKSYEYINDYIFLDLFKIHIFTNPCASTSSFSFSPNSILQECNKESNYNYRTVFVLSEVTNLFPSEISEQLFSYTYEIEIPPDIYTNEELEIFYIETNEKVKCLNFCDVDNLLKEEQINSVSPIYKEKDKKEDITKEYVDSPNAYENSNNKQCYINNNNNSSNIRNNSSNSGNNSVHRDYEKMNIGGSTILIEDYFTHANAMNQNDDKQIDISNEENQEILKECNKIILNDEINLVKVKSKIFTLNNKNFLKIYSNRISNYYINLNNVNNFPYIKWEIKYIDNIVIIKLKSKIANEFIFHISNNGIVLLDNGIDVLKDIYNYTLDVYTLLFLMKKKGINFLVTHIEMEKMKKVCNYHLNDEKTEENIINDILLCFRFINFYSSGINSAQYKTMKIAKGNAEILKGLLTNSLYMEYEHNTCRISKMEKEEDDKKFIKNLTKHRSILFCLFELCEFIISNNKKEKKILSENNAHENNEDDNKNDVITFQKFLMNIFSYNNIKNINEMVKENDNLKNNSLQSDDAKNFLETHYNDVIELNETVHNLYLFLKLTKIISFTDV from the exons atgaaaaaaaaaatagaaaatataaaaaaatcgGATGTAGGTAAGGATAAGAATAATCTAAAAAATGCTAACATAGACAgtgagaaaaagaaaaaaaagaagaaaaaaaaaaaaataacaaaagataaaattgaaaatgaaGATAAAATCGAAATAACTGAGAAAAACGAATTATTAgagaatattaaaataaataagtatgaCGAAAATGAAGATAATTTAATAAGTAAGATAAAATCCTATATCAATCAAAGAAAGGATGTAATGACAAATGatttattaaacaaatattattatgtagataaaaaaacgcctttcttttttattgatatacgtatgtacaaGTGTATATGTGATAGTTTTTTGTGTGTGTCTCTAAAggataaaataatgttaagtaataaaaaaagtaatttgtTATATGAACAATATTCTGTTTACTTTTACAATGTTATAAACAGTAAATGTTTAAACacaatttccttttttttgaaagaattttttaaagaacatgaattagaatattttgaaaattgtTGTGAAATAATGCAGTTGActcaattattattttttattttgttaacggattattatttccttagttatagtattaaaaaatactgcatagaaaattttaaaactcTTTTCAggttaaaaaattatctgtTTAACAAGTAcataaagtataaaaataaaagtacatTAAGTAAATTTGTTCtgttaaataaaatgcaaaatgaCAACATGAAAAATGACTACTTCATTTTTGAAACTAAGATAATAAACGAAATACagaatgataataaaatagaatttgATAATATGACTATGCACATAATTTCAACTAAAAAATTAGAcaagtattattttataagtttAGTAACTAAGGTTAAAtcttatgaatatattaatgattacatttttttagacttatttaaaattcatattttcacAAATCCATGTGCCTCCACATCATCATTTAGCTTCTCCCCTAACTCTATTTTACAAGAGTGTAACAAAGAAAGTAACTACAATTACAGAACAGTCTTCGTTCTGTCAGAAGTTACAAATTTATTTCCTTCAGAAATTAGTGAACAGTTATTTTCCTATACATATGAAATAGAAATTCCTCCAGACATTTATACTAATGAAGAgcttgaaatattttatattgaaaCTAACGAAAAGGTGAAATGCTTAAATTTCTGCGATGTGGATAACCTACTCAAGGAGGAGCAAATAAATTCAGTAAGTCCAATATACAAAGAGAAGGATAAAAAAGAGGACATAACAAAAGAATATGTTGACAGTCCTAATGCTTAcgaaaatagtaataataaacaatGTTACATcaacaataacaacaacaGTAGTAACATCcgtaataatagcagtaacaGCGGTAATAATAGTGTCCACAGGGACtacgaaaaaatgaatataggCGGTAGTACAATCCTCATAGAAGACTATTTTACCCATGCAAATGCAATGAATCAAAATGATGATAAACAAATTGATATAAGCAATGAAGAAAATCAAGAAATTTTAAAggaatgtaataaaataatcctaaatgatgaaataaatttagtTAAAGTTAAAAGTAAGATTTTcacattaaataataaaaactttttaaaaatttacagtAATAGAATCAGCaattattacattaatttaaataatgtaaataactTCCCATACATTAAATGggaaattaaatatatcgataatatagtaattataaaattaaaaagtaaaattgcTAATGagtttatttttcatataagcAATAATGGAATTGTTCTATTAGACAATGGAATAGATGTTCTAAAGGATATTTACAACTACACTTTAGATGTATAtaccttattatttttaatgaaaaaaaagggaataaaCTTCTTAGTTACACATATAGAAATGGAGAAGATGAAGAAAGTATGTAATTATCATTTGAATGATGAAAAAACAGAAGagaatataattaatgaTATTTTGTTATGCTTTCGATTTATTAACTTTTATTCTTCGGGAATAAATTCAGCACAATATAAAACAATGAAAATCGCAAAAGGAAACGCAGAAATATTGAAGGGGCTCCTCACGAATTCGTTGTACATGGAATATGAACACAATACTTGCAG AATTTCTAAGATGGAAAAAGAAGAGGACGATAAaaagttcataaaaaatttaacaaaacACAGGTCCATTTTGTTTTGTCTATTTGAGTTGTgtgaatttattatttcaaacaataaaaaggaaaagaaaatattaagtgaaaataatgcacatgaaaataatgaagatgATAACAAAAACGATGTAATCAcctttcaaaaatttttaatgaatatattttcatacaataacataaaaaatattaatgaaatggtaaaagaaaatgataacttaaaaaataattctttacaATCTGATGATGCCAAGAATTTCCTCGAAACACATTATAACGATGTAATTGAGTTAAACGAAACAGTTCATAATCTTTATCTATTTTTGAAGCTGACCAAGATAATATCATTCACAGATGTGTAA
- a CDS encoding hypothetical protein (conserved Plasmodium protein) — protein sequence MELKKNKRNKIHNEDNELNKKLHENSDNHNNNFKKFMYCNESDGYKNTDTSSNILSNTYENVYDYFSSNSENSEYKSNNLVEFYLYNEINNHKYNNNLYDFYLSKINNNLEEKNKVNETNLNFINKIPYLIKKESSKWKTWKEKKKQVGEEEDKNLNQKNKENWLMKEKEQWKKTYSYNNKNENVKNVKQLMKQHNNYNSNNGNNNNGNNNNGNNDNGNNNNGNNDNGNNDNGNNDNGNNDNGNNDNGNNDNGNNDNGNNNNAVYNVSRELIYDGIDSDEHVMKKVYETTKSKKTEDDENENVDNLYFNTLINKCDYTISCYMYKKTSATHIYRKKILMLKKNFLITTKFKQNISDIYKVVDPDVYDISHSTFSSICKSSNNIYKFSVYAKRLSRNNTSSSSTNKLKYNYIYVIIDVDEFLYYYKYEYNNDMFIPLFSDKQNKIIFYFYTDLNVYLGHFIFYSYEIEKHIDFDFYKKSELNNPNVRTDFFLSKNNKYRNISLYSSTSSNRTDKIFGSFDSKTHEEELTGFSLLNQKNIFFDKNYFFVRKLYNEQKKNSQKNSRYNISDSSDNNLYVHIFIYKSKNRFEYLLPYQNTTNLLCDNEDLVMSNNNLNNNYQLINLFLNNVKRTMQIKNRINYFLDKQNNERSRDKFLVGKENKMKNCKKIKSLQYLHDKNDTTKNGHRKDHATKYTSVLDGNKDDKNTGNSSNINKGNANNDGLTYNDKFFKNEGTYKEKGIIGKCVIDKNEITCNNGSVIHKTNTSIDKTSGEGSHDYNCNDYSNDKNEEDKHLSSNILSSKLHYEEELNAYNDKRRNGKNEENMNEKIFNNLRKYFKNKNVNHNKRKNKMKKGNHSKENYSCDMAYNKKSIHLENRNTNSSIEEDNQLYNGILKNNRNSYMPSDHVEKQGECYNQVECAKFCSSENLRYSYLNNKSENFNSFKLKRNFFDMKIVDDVYKKKGERKIFSDNEQIKNIHDYMSCARDTFSNMERWSFYDRNSSYMSKCGNSNIGKNNSTYNSINNSINNNVNNGKNSIRNRIRNSIRNGSCKNSNCKNSSCKSSSCKSSSCKNRKCKNSSCKKRYGNNVNRNTSWCSINSCRCKNFYEDRQKFPEDVNINEIILEDLENKITNNMKNNYYDSGKNEQTAKANYNEKNIDEMLVRKCFNEDEFCFEINNEKYRIDLSLHESRFVHMHKSGHYNNSNNNIGFSTKENFRHRNGKAANRKTTYRKVTHRNYTRSSEECNVNNTKDSFFSIVEYFPNYFYNTVETLYINIILIFIYVYCLFIITVHGGLNNDFPLYFYFLNMKKKKSKKTKKVKEKKYDSSEHYEENVKVDTRKKNEEKNYTSNFLFKSKRIFKNWKQRRKSNKKNIKLNISKNVSVESNDMKNNYHFENNIDSIFLDKGEGENKKLTDNSEAFEKDEKENLNKKWHENDEKLTNYNVINKCSVTDKHSNVDINILCDFCEKEKERKENEEWGVSNVKDHIDIISCNIKEEKDMQSYFTKGDYTNRISSNVVNSYEENDMDRCYLNRYSEYNIYNLNVSSYNNDNNYNSFCKWCKAKSFENVNNSLYKDEFIFDKTKFSLNNNKFLKPKYFSMSELRDHCKNKFKEFNFFSNDNFHKYYDENDATNGKFSMLYVDDEKKKKSINFFNKLKDIKEEKIIQIKNMYKSEKNNKRFKKGLRILKRKINSEVVKYNFYNNKGRNTSYEDQNRGEKKGIQSNLQEFDTNVNIKELNYMQNLFASRMGAGREGDYMNSTDNTGAKDNNISVNNNYFYYDNLEEYIYAKKNNEDIYVNNTPYVRNYPDYKSCDNSKNFVRKNSFIEKRFLSNTSTYKEGNFDMNRNKRMTLNLNFNNYEKWESDYAKTNFDKSIPLVHEKKILYNELINSKSKKIKNKIISYMKSKANKEQKHKFGAFVHIKGTDSSILNNEIYIKDINKINLMGFKERIFSKNPMEENVHIQKDNDMSFLKISEDFQNFKKNSEIINLTLDHNEERSYNINVNRSFTRWRDIRTQNRDYIKFLRSRCLSDFEIHESQGSKDNNKKFCSDIMYKNLETENGNDINIICPSISKKPSFYSLKNDKKIKYDVFNRPVYITDKNSICKRETEEQSYETEDKNNIFSKRKKIFLNMKNKFIKLKNKNKNIFFKDALKNLVNKPNINFNYECDEEKKNSFKKNSYIVNNSEPDEYLTEVKKRTYLTNTLERNNDKCYNSLDEFSYFDNSSKKKINALKKQKESEVIDANFKNERSLVNKFNTSNYRNDIISNNKNKDQNIYHKGFDKKKNSASNLIGEHEDKCLYKTLIRNKSKGNSKLLYNKNCSNDRANNHNNDCINDRGNYGGIDPCKGRGKDCSNDRNNLCAKDKRELTKYVNTNILKKKKKREKHAITIMINNCNKFLLNKKYYYNSVEKDNSLLKFYYNFLMFMVNYFLIFTISYIYINNIYNLFICSKHLHVKGKKKERKRNGDFNHIVRIIYNKNVFSANARTLHTSKNKNICMKKNIFAQIFVQNKKQSVKTSEKCDQEEEEESTDSKQMNKSEIRHNFSPNRYYEEIKDKKNILSMYKNAKSNIKIFMSKHMILNLYLEKFLNLFNHKNFNLTKIVISLLGYISILLLPIKFHHLVIVKLLHMYYKGYFRRYYKNIVLNSILENIKNIRMNLKLYKPICSLNEEEYCALIEEINKTCNQCLNISQFKDIIDEYDLANAIMKNLKEISEMKKIIKHEWNHNLLNNSPHDNTSVINLRCNTLY from the exons atggagcttaagaaaaataagaggAATAAAATACACAATGAAgataatgaattaaataaaaaattgcatGAAAACAGtgataatcataataataatttcaaaaaGTTCATGTATTGCAATGAATCAGATGGGTATAAAAATACAGACACCAGttctaatatattaagtAATACATATGAAAATGTTTATGATTATTTTTCGTCTAACAGTGAAAACAGTGAATATAAATCAAACAACTTAGTAGaattctatttatataatgaaattaataaccataaatataataacaatttatatgatttttatcttagcaaaattaataataatcttgaagaaaaaaataaggtaaACGAGACTAACTTAAACTTTATCAATAAAATtccttatttaataaaaaaggaaagcaGTAAATGGAAAACttggaaagaaaaaaaaaagcaggTGGGCGAGGAGGaggataaaaatttaaatcaaaaaaacAAGGAAAATTGGTTGATGAAGGAGAAAGAGCAATGGAAAAAGACATActcttataataataaaaacgagaatgtaaaaaatgtaaaacaaTTAATGAAGCagcataataattataatagcAACAATGGTAATAACAACAATGGTAATAACAACAATGGTAATAACGACAATGGTAATAACAACAATGGTAATAACGACAATGGTAATAACGACAATGGTAATAACGACAATGGTAATAACGACAATGGTAATAACGACAATGGTAATAACGACAATGGTAATAACGacaatggtaataataataatgccGTGTATAATGTGTCAAGAGAGCTAATATACGATGGTATAGACAGCGATGAACatgtaatgaaaaaagttTATGAGACAACGAAAAGCAAGAAAACAGAAGATGACGAAAACGAAAATGtggataatttatatttcaatacattgataaataaatgtGATTACACGATTTCgtgttatatgtataaaaaaacaagtgcaacacatatatatagaaaaaaaatattgatgttaaaaaaaaattttttaattactacTAAAttcaaacaaaatattaGTGATATTTATAAAGTTGTAGACCCAGATGTATATGATATATCACATTCAACATTTAGTAGTATTTGTAAAAGTTCGaataacatttataaatttagtGTATATGCAAAAAGATTAAGTAGAAACAATACTAGTTCGTCTTCTACAAaca aattaaaatataattatatatatgtaataattgaTGTAGATGAGTTTTTGtactattataaatatgaatataataatgatatgtTTATACCGCTATTTTCggataaacaaaataaaataatattttatttttatacagaCCTAAATGTGTACTTAggacattttatattttatagttacgaaattgaaaaacatatagattttgatttttataaaaaatcgGAGTTGAATAATCCGAATGTAAGAACCgatttctttttatcaaaaaataataaatatagaaatatttcattatacaGTTCAACATCTTCTAACAGAACAGACAAAATATTTGGCTCATTTGACAGTAAAACACATGAGGAAGAATTAACTGGATTTTCACTATTAAatcagaaaaatatattttttgataagaattatttttttgtaagaaAACTGTacaatgaacaaaaaaagaacagtCAAAAAAACAGTAGATATAATATCTCTGATTCTagtgataataatttatatgtccacatatttatatataaaagtaaaaatagatTTGAGTATTTGTTACCTTACCAGAATACCACCAATTTGTTGTGTGATAATGAAGACTTGGTTATgtctaataataatttaaataataattaccagttaattaatttatttttgaataatgtAAAGAGAACtatgcaaataaaaaatagaattaattattttctcGATAAg CAAAATAACGAACGTAGTAGGGATAAATTCCTAGTAGGTAAGGAAAATAAGatgaaaaattgtaaaaaaataaaaagtctTCAATATTTGCACGATAAGAATGATACAACGAAAAATGGACACAGGAAGGATCATGCGACAAAGTATACTTCTGTATTGGATGGAAACaaagatgataaaaatacAGGGAATAGTagcaatattaataaaggAAACGCGAACAATGATGGATTAACCTATAATGacaaatttttcaaaaacgaAGGTACATATAAGGAGAAAGGAATTATTGGAAAATGTGTaatagataaaaatgaaataacatGTAATAATGGTAGTGTAATCCATAAAACGAATACTAGCATTGACAAGACCAGTGGTGAGGGAAGCCATGATTACAACTGTAATGACTATAGCAATGACAAGAATGAAGAAGACAAACATTTATCTAGTAATATATTGAGTTCTAAGCTACACTATGAAGAAGAATTAAATGCATACAATGATAAGAGGAGAAATggtaaaaatgaagaaaatatgaatgaaaaaattttcaacaatttgagaaaatatttcaaaaataaaaatgtaaatcataacaagagaaaaaataaaatgaagaaagGAAATCATTCgaaagaaaattattcatGCGATATGgcttataataaaaaaagtattcatCTTGAAAATAGAAATACGAATAGTAGTATTGAAGAGGATAATCAACTGTATAAcggaatattaaaaaataacagaaATAGTTACATGCCTAGTGACCATGTGGAAAAACAAGGGGAATGCTATAACCAAGTGGAGTGTGCAAAATTTTGCAGTTCAGAAAATCTAAGGtattcttatttaaataataaaagtgaaaattttaattcctttaaattaaaaagaaatttttttgatatgaAAATTGTTGATGATGTATACaagaaaaaaggggaaagaaaaattttcagTGACAATgagcaaataaaaaatatacatgacTATATGTCATGTGCGCGTGACACTTTTTCAAATATGGAAAGATGGAGCTTTTACGACAGGAACAGTTCATATATGTCAAAATGTGGAAATAGTAATATCGGTAAAAATAACAGTACATATAACAGTATAAATAACAGCATAAATAACAATGTAAATAACGGTAAAAATAGCATTAGAAATAGAATTAGAAATAGCATTAGAAATGGCAGTTGCAAAAATAGCAATTGCAAAAATAGCAGTTGTAAAAGTAGCAGTTGTAAAAGTAGCAGttgtaaaaatagaaaatgcaaaaatagCAGTTGTAAAAAGAGATATGGTAATAATGTCAATCGTAATACTAGCTGGTGCAGTATTAACAGCTGTAGGTGTAAGAATTTTTATGAAGATAGACAAAAATTTCCAGAGGATGTGAATATTAACGAAATTATACTAGAAGATTTGGAAAACAAAATTACCAAtaacatgaaaaataattattacgaTTCAggtaaaaatgaacaaactGCGAAAGCAAactataatgaaaaaaatatagatgaaATGTTGGTTAGAAAATGCTTTAATGAAGATGAATTTTGTTtcgaaataaataatgaaaaataccGGATAGATTTAAGTCTGCATGAAAGTAGATTTGTTCATATGCATAAATCAGGCcactataataatagtaacaacaatATTGGCTTTTCTACGAAGGAAAATTTTAGACATAGGAATGGGAAAGCTGCAAATAGAAAAACCACTTACAGAAAAGTTACACATAGAAACTATACACGCAGCAGTGAAGAATGCAACGTGAACAACACAAAAGACTCCTTTTTCAGCATTGTTGAATACTTTCCtaattacttttataatacagtagaaacattatatattaacataatattaatttttatttatgtgtattgcctttttattataacagtCCATGGGGGGTTAAACAATGATTttccattatatttttatttcttaaatatgaaaaaaaaaaaatcaaaaaaaactaaaaaagtgaaggaaaaaaaatatgattccTCAGAACATTATGAAGAAAATGTTAAAGTGGAcacaaggaaaaaaaatgaggaaaaaaattatacctccaattttttatttaaatcaaAACGCATATTTAAGAATTGGAAACAGAGAAGAAAAtcgaataaaaagaatataaagcttaacataagtaaaaatgtatCAGTTGAATCTAatgatatgaaaaataattatcattttgaaaataatatagattCAATATTTCTTGATAAAGGAGAAGgcgaaaataaaaaattaacagatAACAGCGAAGCATttgaaaaagatgaaaaagaaaaccttaataaaaaatggcatgaaaatgatgaaaaattaacaaattataacGTCATTAATAAATGCAGTGTTACTGATAAGCATTCAAACgtagatataaatatattgtgtGATTTTtgtgaaaaggaaaaagaaaggaaagaAAACGAAGAATGGGGGGTTTCAAACGTTAAGGACCATATTGATATAATCAGCTGTAATATCAAAGAGGAGAAAGATATGCAGAGCTATTTTACCAAGGGTGACTACACCAATAGAATCAGTAGTAACGTCGTGAATAGCTATGAGGAGAATGATATGGACAGATGCTACTTAAACAGGTATagtgaatataatatatacaatctTAATGTAAGCAGTtacaataatgataataattataattcgTTTTGTAAATGGTGTAAGGCAAAATCCTTTGAGAACGTGAACAATAGTTTATATAAAGATGAATTTATATTCGATAAGACAAAATTTTctctaaataataataaatttttgaaacctaaatatttttcaatgaGTGAACTAAGAGATCACTGtaagaataaatttaaagaatttaactttttttcaaatgataatttccataaatattatgatgaaaatgatgcAACTAATGGAAAATTTTCGATGTTATATGTAGatgatgagaaaaaaaaaaaaagtataaacttttttaacaaattaaaagacataaaagaagaaaaaattatccaaattaaaaatatgtacaaatccgaaaagaataataaacgCTTTAAAAAAGGTTTgcgtattttaaaaagaaaaattaatagtgAAGTTGTTAAGTATAACTTTTATAACAACAAAGGAAGGAACACTTCATATGAAGATCAAAAtagaggagaaaaaaaaggtatacaAAGTAACCTACAGGAATTTGACAccaatgtaaatataaaagagcTAAACTATATGCAGAATTTGTTTGCTTCTAGAATGGGTGCAGGCAGAGAAGGTGACTACATGAACAGTACTGATAATACTGGTGCtaaagataataatattagtgttaataataattatttttactatgaCAATCTAGAAGAATATATCTATGCAAAGAAGAACAATGAAGacatatatgttaataacaCTCCATACGTAAGAAACTATCCTGATTATAAAAGCTGtgataatagtaaaaattttgttagaaaaaatagttttatCGAGAAACGTTTTCTTTCAAACACTTCTACATATAAGGAGGGAAATTTTGATATGaacagaaataaaagaatgacactgaatttaaattttaataattatgaaaaatgggAATCTGATTATGCTAAAACGAATTTTGATAAAAGTATTCCATTAgttcatgaaaaaaaaattctatacaatgaattaattaattctaaaagtaagaaaataaaaaataaaattatttcttatatgAAGAGCAAGGCGAATAAGGAACAGAAACATAAATTTGGTGCATTTGTTCACATTAAGGGCACGGACAGTAGCATATTGAACAatgaaatatacataaaagatATTAATAAGATTAATTTAATGGGTTTTAAAGAAAgaatattttctaaaaatcCTATGGAAGAAAATGTTCATATACAAAAGGATAATGATAtgtcctttttaaaaattagtGAAGACTTccaaaattttaagaaaaacagtgaaataattaatttaacacTGGATCATAATGAAGAAAGaagttataatataaatgtaaacagATCATTTACAAGATGGAGAGATATACGTACACAAAATCGTGATTATATAAAGTTTCTTAGGAGCAGGTGTCTTAGCGATTTTGAAATTCATGAAAGTCAGGGAAGTaaggataataataaaaaattttgttctgatattatgtataaaaatttagaaacagaaaatggaaatgatattaatataatctGCCCTTCTATAAGTAAGAAACCTagtttttattctttaaaaaatgataaaaaaattaagtatgaTGTATTTAATAGACCTGTATATATAACAGATAAGAACAGCATATGTAAGCGAGAAACAGAGGAACAGTCATATGAAACTGaggataaaaataacatatttagtaaaagaaaaaaaattttccttaatatgaaaaataaatttattaaacttaaaaataagaataaaaatatcttcTTTAAAGatgcattaaaaaatttagttaATAAACCTAATAtcaattttaattatgaatgtgatgaagaaaaaaagaatagttttaaaaaaaatagttacaTTGTGAATAATAGTGAACCGGATGAATATCTAACTGAggttaaaaaaagaacatacCTTACGAATACTTTagaaagaaataatgataaatgtTATAATTCATTAGACGAATTTAGCTATTTTGATAATTcatcgaaaaaaaaaattaatgcgttaaaaaagcaaaaggaAAGTGAAGTTATTGATGCTAATTTCAAAAACGAAAGAAGTCTTGTTAATAAGTTCAATACATCAAATTATAGAAATGATATAATcagtaataacaaaaataaggatcaaaatatatatcataaaggattcgataaaaaaaaaaactctgCTTCGAATCTAATTGGTGAACATGAGGACAAATGTTTATACAAAACGTTAATACGAAATAAGTCTAAAGGCAACAGTaaactattatataataaaaattgtagtAATGATCGTGctaataatcataataatgaTTGCATTAACGACCGCGGTAACTATGGCGGTATCGATCCTTGTAAGGGTCGTGGCAAAGATTGTAGTAATGATAGGAACAACCTTTGTGCGAAGGATAAACGTGAATTGacaaaatatgttaatacgaatattttaaaaaaaaagaagaagagagAGAAACATGCTATAACCATCATGATAAATAACtgcaataaatttttattgaataaaaaatattattataattctgTAGAAAAAGATAATTCATTGCTTAAGTTTTACTACAATTTCTTAATGTTTAtggttaattattttttaatttttactatttcatatatatatattaacaacatATATAACTTATTTATATGCTCCAAACACCTCCATGTaaagggtaaaaaaaaagaaaggaaaagaaaCGGAGATTTTAATCATATTGtcagaataatatataataagaatgTTTTTTCTGCTAATGCTCGCACATTACATAcaagtaaaaacaaaaatatatgcatgaaaaaaaatatttttgcacAAATATTtgttcaaaataaaaagcaaagTGTTAAAACAAGTGAGAAATGTGATCAGGAGGAGGAAGAAGAATCAACTGATAGtaaacaaatgaataaaagtGAAATAAGGCATAATTTTTCTCCAAATAGATATTATGAAGAAattaaggataaaaaaaatattctcagtatgtataaaaatgcaaaaagcaatataaaaatatttatgtccAAGCACATGATTCTTAATCTCTATTTAGAAAAgtttttaaatctttttaatcataaaaattttaacttgACAAAG ATTGTCATTTCGCTTTTGGGGTacatttcaattttattgCTTCCAATAAAATTCCACCATTTGGTTATTGTAAAATTGTtgcatatgtattataaG gGTTACTTTAGAagatattacaaaaatatcgTCTTAAACAGCATCttggaaaatattaaaaacattaGAATGAACTTGAAGTTATATAAACCTATTTGCTccttaaat GAGGAAGAGTACTGTGCATTAATTGAAGAAATTAACAAAACGTGCAATCaatgtttaaatatatcacaATTTAAG gATATTATTGATGAATACGACTTGGCAAATGCTATTATGaagaatttaaaagaaatttcagaaatgaaaaaaataataaaacatgaGTGGAACCACAaccttttaaataattcacCACATGATAATACAAGTGTTATTAATCTGCGGTGTAATACATTATATTGA